A section of the Rossellomorea marisflavi genome encodes:
- the rpmG gene encoding 50S ribosomal protein L33, with translation MTKKLILACTVCGSRNYSVPGKQNQSVRLELKKFCNTCNSHTLHKETK, from the coding sequence ATGACAAAGAAATTAATACTGGCCTGTACCGTTTGCGGATCGCGGAACTACAGCGTTCCCGGCAAGCAGAATCAGTCCGTTCGATTAGAATTAAAGAAGTTCTGTAATACGTGCAATTCCCACACCCTTCACAAGGAAACAAAATGA